From Saccharibacillus brassicae:
ATGGCTTAATTCGATCATGCGACACCTCCCCGATTATAAGCGCCTACCCGCTTCTCGATCATTGCCGCGACGCGCTCGATCAGCACCGTAAGTCCCCAGAAGATCAACGCGGCTGCCAAATACGCTTCGAAAAACTTCCAGTTCGTCGACGCGACGATCTGCGCTTTGGCATTAATATCGACGACCGATACGGCAAAAGCGAGCGTCGAACCGTGCAGCATGCCGATGACGGAGTTGGCCAGATTCGGCAGCGCCGCCGCCAGCGCCTGCGGGAACAGGATACGCCGCAGCGTCTGCACCGTCGTCAAGCCGACGGAATACGCCGCTTCCATCTGACCCCGGTCGACCGCAAGCAGCCCCGCCCGCACCACTTCGGACATGTACGCGCCCGCCGTGATCGAAAACGACAGGTAGGCGAAGCCGATCATCGGAATCGACACCGAGCGGAAGCTCCAGCCGAACGTTTCGGCCGCTCCGTCGATCAGCATCGGCAGCCCGAAATAAATGAGCAGCAGATGGGTCAGCATCGGCGTGCCGCGAATAAACGTGACGTAAGCGGACGCAAGCTGCGCCAGCACCGGAATCCGGTACAGGCGAACGAGCGCGGTCGCCGTGCCGATCCCGAAGCCAAGCAGCACCGATACGGCCGTAATCGACAGCGTTGTCGGGATCGCCCCGAGCAGCTGCCAAAAAGCGGTCCAAATAAACGAAGGATCAAGCTGCATCAGATTTGTCCTCCTTTTCCGGCGTCGATCTCGGCCAGTACGGCGCGGTACGACCCTTTGCCTCTGCGGCCGAACCGGCGAACCGGCGCTTCTTCGCGCACTTCATGCCGCTTCAAGCGGCGTTCGGCAGCCGACAGCCCTTTTTCGAGCGTGAAGCTGATTACGAGATAGATCAGGGCCAGCGCGATATACGTCTCGAAAAAATGCTGCGTCAGCGTGCCGAGCGTCTGCGCTTTGCCGGTCATCTCCATCACCCCGAGTGTAAAAGCAAGCGACGTGTCTTTGAGCAGCGCAATGACCAGATTCGAGAAGACCGGCACCGCGATCGCGAGCGCCTGCGGCAGGACAATCCGGGCAAACGCCTGATACGCCGTCATGCCCGACGCGTAAGCGGCTTCGACCTGCCCGCGGTCCACCGCTTCGACCGACGCGCGAATCATTTCCGCCGCATAAGCGCCGGTGTGCAGCCCGTAGACGAGAATGACGAAGAACAGCACCGGCGTGCGCGTAAGGTCGAGGCCGAGCGGCTTCAGCAGCTCCGGCAGTCCGTAATAGAACAGAAACAGCTGAATCAGGATCGGTGTTCCGCGAAAAAAAGACAAGTACAAACCGGACAGATTGCGCAGTACCGGAATTTTGTACAGGCGGGGCAGGGCGACCAGGAATCCGGCCGCAAGCCCCGTCAACAGCGAGCCGGCTACGATCAGGAGCGTAACGCCCAGCGTATCGATCAGCTTCGGCAGAAACGAAAAGACGTAGCCGATCTCAAAAGGCGCGCTCATCGCAAGTCTCCTTTCCCGAATGCCGGATAGAATAGGTAGACCGGTTCGACGGAAGTCGGAAGCGTACGCTTCATTTGGCGTGGTCGGCCGTCACGTCGCTGCCGAGCCATTCGACGCTCAAGTCGCTTAACGTGCCGTCCTCTTTGAGCTGCTTGACCGCGCCGTCGATCGCTGCGGACAGCTTCGCGGAATCGGCGTCGCCTTTTCGCAGCACGTACAAGACGTCGTCCGACGTCAATTCTTCGCCCACCTGCTTCAGCTTGCCTGTCGGATCGATGACCGGCACGACGAAATCGGCCGCGATAGTCGCGTCGACGCGCCCGGACACGAGCTGGCTGACCGTATCGTTCGCCTGGCCGCTCTGATACACGATATCGATTTTGGCGTCGTGTTCCTTGTTGTAGTTCTCAACGATTTGCGCTTCGGCGCTCGTGGCGCTGGTCAGCACTTTTTTGCCCTGCAGATCGTCGAGCGTCTTAATCGTCTCGTTCGTCTTGGCGACGACGATCCGGTTGCGCCAATGCGCGTACGGCTCCGAACTGAACGCGTATTTCTGCTCGCGCTCCGGGTTCTTCTCCATGACGTGCGCGACGAGGTCGATCTTGTTCGTCTCCAGACTCAGCAGCAGGTTGCCGAAATCCATCGTCTGAAACTCGAACGCGTACTCCGGCAGCCGTTCGTCGATCTTGCGCAGCAGTTCCACGTCGAAGCCGGTCAGCTTGCCGTTCTCGTCGAGAAAGCAGACCTGCGGGAACGCCGTGCACGTGCCGACCACGATCGTCTGGACGCCCGCTTGCGGCTCCGCGCCGCCCGAAGCCTGCGCGGTCGGTTCCCCGCCCGCGCCGCATCCCGATACGACGATCATGAGGCCGAGCGCGGCCGCGATCCACCCTTGTTGTTTGTTTGGCAGGCTTGTCCGTATTTTCGTCCGTGTTTTCATGTTCGATTAGCTCCTTTGGATGGCATAGTCGTCGGAATAGCGGGAGTCGGCAATATTTTTGCGAAACAGGTACATGAGGCCGTCCCCGTTTTTGGCGTCGATCTCCAAAATGCGTGTGTAGCCCCGGCGTTCGTACATCTCGACGAGCCACGGATGTTTCTCCGCCGTCGCCAGCGTCACCTCGCGGTGCCCGTGCTTGCCCAGCACGATCTCGCGTTCGACCCAGTCGATCAGCCGGCCTCCGTAGCCCCGGCCCGACACGTCGGGATCGGTCGCGAACCATTTGAAAAACGGCAGCTCGGTGATCGCTTTGCTCTCCCCGTTCGTGGACAGCGTCAGCGTAGCGACCGGCACGCCGTCCGCTTCCAGCAGGTAGCATTCGTTCTCCTCGATGTTTTGCAGCACCAGCGGCACGTCTGCATGGGCAGCAGGCCAATGCAGGCCCAACTCGCGAATCAGTTCGTAAGCGCGGTACGTCAGGTCGGCCAGCCGCTCCGCGTCCCGGGCTTCGGCTCTGCGGTAAACTTCACTCATGGTCGGCACCTCCATTTTAATTTTTACATCCCCGATTTGTTTAGTCGGAATTGATTGTTGATAACTGTATCACCTGCGTCGGCATCCGGCTAATCAACTTTTTCGATAGTCTTATACAAAACATTGATAAGCGTCCGCTGCGATCCCCGCAGCCGCAAGGGTTGTCGTCAAGCCCGGCAAACCGCTGTGCGCGCACGCCAAAAAGGCGGGCTCATCGCCCGCCTTCCCCTGATTCTGCCCGCCCGCTTACACGACCCTGCCGTCAGTTCCGCTCCGCGCCCAGAGGAGCGGCGGCCGCTTCCCCAAGCGAAGAAACGGCCGCAGGCAGCGCAGCCGAGCTTCCATCCTCTACTCCCAGCTCCCGCATGCCGTCGAATTCGAGCAGCAGCTGCGTGCCGCTCGCATCCGTATGCAGAAACATCCGGTCGGCTGAAGCGTACATGACGCCAAATCCGCGGCCAAGCGACCGCTTGCTGCTGTACCCGGACCCGACAAACGTTTTCGGCAGTTCGTGCAGCGCGATGCCCGAACCTTCGTCGCGTACGAGCACCTGCAGGGCGCCTTCGTGCGCGAACACGCTCACCTTGCCGCCCAGCGCGTGCTTGAGCAGGTTGGTCGACGCCTCGGACACGGCAAGCTTGACCTGCATGAGTCGCTTCGGATCACCCTGCGGCATAAAGCTCGCCGCCAGGTCCCGGCTGCGTCCGACGTCGGAGCGCGCGGCTACCGTCCAGGCGTCGAGGCGCTCGCCCAGACGTGCGAGCAGCTCTTCTTCGGCCGGGCACAGCGTGACTTTGCCGCCCGACAGCGCGCACATCATCTCCCGGTAAGAGCGCAGCGTCTCCCGCTGCAGCCGCTCGCGGTAAGCGATCGCCGGCGTAATATCGGTCAGCATGATCCGCACCTCGCCGTGCTCCGGGTCGAAATGCGCTTCGTACGTGCGCTCCCCGCACGGCAGCAGTTCGTAGAACGCGGTCTGCTCCGCCTCGGCGCGGCGTGCCAGACGGATCACCGGCGCTTCGAGCTCCGGTTCCTCAAGCCCGTACAGCAGCCCGTCGGACGACAGCTTGACCTGCATGCTAGCGCCGACGTAGGAACCTTGTTCGTCCGGCGAGGACAGGTCTGTCCCGACAGGCTTGATCGCCCCGGCGCGAGGTTCCGGCGGCGCGGATGCAGGCGATGCTTCCGCGCCCCGCAGCGCAAGTCTCTCGCGCAGTTCCTGCACCAGCGCAAGGTCGACGACCGCCGCCAGTTCGGGGTCGATCTCCCGCCCGGCCTGCTTGCGCACGAGGGCGCACACTTCTTCGTCGCCCGGTTCGCGCCGCAGCAGATGGTCGATCCGGCTGCACAGCGACAGGACGCGGGATTCGTACGGAATGTCACGCCCTTTCAAGCCGCCGGGAAAGCCTTTGCCGTCCCAGCGCTCGTGATGATGCCGCACCCACTTCGCCGCGCGTTCGTCTTCGGTCAGCGTGAAGATAATGTCGGCTCCTTTTTCGCTGTGGGAACGGTACTCGTCTTCTTCGGACAGCGACAGCGCTCCGCGCTTATTGAACAGGTAAGCGGGCAGCGTCGATTTGCCGATATCGTGCTGGATCGCGATCCGCACGAGCATCCGTTTTTTGTCGCGCGGGTAGGACAGGCGGTCCAGCAGATGGTCGGCGATGACGCCGGTGCGGATGCCGTGTCCTTCCAGCGCGGGCGACAGGCGGGATTCGAACAGCAGGCTGAACCGCTCGAACGTGCGCCGCCAGCCGGCGGCTTCCCTGCCGTATACGCTGGAAAAATACAGCACGAACACGAGCAGCAGTCCCGTGTAGGCCAGCTCGTAGAACATGTCGCTTCGCGACAGCATGCCGAGAAAATGCGGGATGACGAGGATGCAGAGCAGGATCGGCACCCGCGTTTCTTTGAGCCGACCGCGGATTCCGGCCAGCAGCTCGATGCCGGTCAGCATCTTGCGCATGCCGGAATCGAGCGGCAGCTTGACCGCTTTGAACGCCAGCGCCGCGGCGGCCGCCTGCACGTAGGGCGAAGCGCCCGGCCAGACCTGGTGCAGTCCGGCGAGCGCAAGCGCGGCACCGCAAGTGCTGAGCGTATAGACGGCCAGCCGCGACAGCCAGCGGACAGGATCGAATCCGCCGGCGCGGAAGCCCGCCTGCCGCGCTTCGTTCGCCAGGCAGCTCATGAACACGCCGAGCAGTGCGGTATACGGGCCGAAGCCGATCAGCAGCGCCAAAAAGCCGATCAGGCCCGCGCCGAATTCGTCTCCGCTGAGCAGCCGGATCGGGAACAGATCGAGCAGCAGCGTCAGAAGCAGAATCGGCAGCACGAAAGCCCACTCCACGTGCCCGGCTCCGACGGCGAGGATCGCCCCGTAGAGAAAGCCGGCCAGCGCCCAGAACGGATAAGGAACGTCGTTTTTGCCGTTTGTCGCGTTCGGTAATTGATTCAAGCTCATCGGTTCCTTTCCTGGGAGATGGACGGGCAGGCTCGCGCCTTGCGGCGGCAGCGCTTGAAGCTTCGATCGGTTACGATCTTCCCGGCCGCTTAATCGAACACTTCTTCGCCGAGAATTTCGCGGATTTGCAGCAGTTCGAACACTTCCATCACTTCGGGGCGCACGTCGCGGATCTTCACGGAACGTCCGCCTTCGCGCAGCTCGTCCACCGTGCGGATAATCAAGCCGATCCCCGACGAATCGACGAAGTACACTTCGCCGAAATTCAGCAGCACGTTCGGGTATTCGGACACGACGGGCAAAATATCTTCTTCCAGTACGTCGCCGCTTTCGATATCGAGGTCGCCCTCGAAGATGACGACGGCTTCGTCCTCGCTTTTATGAATCCGGTAAGCAAACATGACGTTCCTCCTGTTGTCGATCAAAATAAAAGCATTTCGCCCGCCGGACCGAGCCGCGCATGCACGTTCGAGGCCGCTTCGACGAATTGGAACGAACGCCGGCCGATCTGCACGACCGTGCCTTCCATCACCCGGCCGGCGCGGATCGAAGATTGCTCCAGCACCTGAAGCTTCGTCGCCACGCCGCCCATCGCGCCGACTTCCTTGACGTTGATCCCTTTGCCGGCGAAGTATACGCCGCCCCGCAGCGTTCCGCCGCAGTCCAGCACGCCCTGGCAGTAGATCGTCGTATTGTAGCTGCCTTTCGCCGCGCGGACGTTCCCGCCGCAGTAGATATGGCTGTTCTGCGCATATTGGAAATCCGCGAACACCGGCCGGTCTTCCGGCCCGCAGACCGACTCGTACAATTCGAGCGTCCGCAGGCGGAAAGCGTTCATCGCTTCGCCGTCGCGGAATCCGCCCTGCCGCAGGTCGAGAAACCCGAACTTGAGGCGTTCGGCATAGTCCCGCCATTCTTCGTCAAGCTGCGCTTCGTTTCTGGCGGCCTGTTCGGAGAAGCGCAGCAGCACCGCGTGCAGCGCTTTGAACTTGCCGCGCAGCAGCACGCTCAGCAGCGTGCCGAGCCCGGTCCGCTGCAGGTCGTTCAGCTTGAACGCGGCCGTCTGGCCGAGCTGGTCGATCGCCGCCTGCAGCATATGCATCTGCGAAGCGATCTCCAGCAGCAGCGGTTCGGCCTGGTCGGCAAACTCGTCGCGCTTGCCGATATTGACCCGCGCCCCGATCAGGCTGCCGGACGCGATCAGCGAATACGCGGCGTCAAGCGACGCCGATCCGACCGCGCCCCGAACCGTGATGCTGCCGAACGCTTCCACTTTCATGCCGTTTTGGACGCCGCCGGATATTTCAACATCGCCCCGAAACCGGATATTGCCCGATTTGAGATCGACGTCGCCCCGATGCGACAATTTGGGCAGCACCGACAGATGGACGCGGAAGCCCTGCTGCTTGAGCTTGGGCATGCCCGGACGCGTCGATACTGCGCGGCGCCCGTCTTCCGTAATCGAGACGCCTTCGCCGGCCGCAAGTTCGATCGAATGGACCGCGCGCGGCTCGATCGGACGATCCAGCAGGTCGCGCCCCGGGCGCCCCGGCTTCGCCGGCAGCGTCCGCACGAGCACCTGCCCTTCGGTCACGGTCGGAAAT
This genomic window contains:
- a CDS encoding amino acid ABC transporter permease, coding for MQLDPSFIWTAFWQLLGAIPTTLSITAVSVLLGFGIGTATALVRLYRIPVLAQLASAYVTFIRGTPMLTHLLLIYFGLPMLIDGAAETFGWSFRSVSIPMIGFAYLSFSITAGAYMSEVVRAGLLAVDRGQMEAAYSVGLTTVQTLRRILFPQALAAALPNLANSVIGMLHGSTLAFAVSVVDINAKAQIVASTNWKFFEAYLAAALIFWGLTVLIERVAAMIEKRVGAYNRGGVA
- a CDS encoding amino acid ABC transporter permease; this translates as MSAPFEIGYVFSFLPKLIDTLGVTLLIVAGSLLTGLAAGFLVALPRLYKIPVLRNLSGLYLSFFRGTPILIQLFLFYYGLPELLKPLGLDLTRTPVLFFVILVYGLHTGAYAAEMIRASVEAVDRGQVEAAYASGMTAYQAFARIVLPQALAIAVPVFSNLVIALLKDTSLAFTLGVMEMTGKAQTLGTLTQHFFETYIALALIYLVISFTLEKGLSAAERRLKRHEVREEAPVRRFGRRGKGSYRAVLAEIDAGKGGQI
- a CDS encoding transporter substrate-binding domain-containing protein; protein product: MKTRTKIRTSLPNKQQGWIAAALGLMIVVSGCGAGGEPTAQASGGAEPQAGVQTIVVGTCTAFPQVCFLDENGKLTGFDVELLRKIDERLPEYAFEFQTMDFGNLLLSLETNKIDLVAHVMEKNPEREQKYAFSSEPYAHWRNRIVVAKTNETIKTLDDLQGKKVLTSATSAEAQIVENYNKEHDAKIDIVYQSGQANDTVSQLVSGRVDATIAADFVVPVIDPTGKLKQVGEELTSDDVLYVLRKGDADSAKLSAAIDGAVKQLKEDGTLSDLSVEWLGSDVTADHAK
- a CDS encoding GNAT family N-acetyltransferase, translating into MSEVYRRAEARDAERLADLTYRAYELIRELGLHWPAAHADVPLVLQNIEENECYLLEADGVPVATLTLSTNGESKAITELPFFKWFATDPDVSGRGYGGRLIDWVEREIVLGKHGHREVTLATAEKHPWLVEMYERRGYTRILEIDAKNGDGLMYLFRKNIADSRYSDDYAIQRS
- a CDS encoding HD domain-containing phosphohydrolase, producing the protein MNQLPNATNGKNDVPYPFWALAGFLYGAILAVGAGHVEWAFVLPILLLTLLLDLFPIRLLSGDEFGAGLIGFLALLIGFGPYTALLGVFMSCLANEARQAGFRAGGFDPVRWLSRLAVYTLSTCGAALALAGLHQVWPGASPYVQAAAAALAFKAVKLPLDSGMRKMLTGIELLAGIRGRLKETRVPILLCILVIPHFLGMLSRSDMFYELAYTGLLLVFVLYFSSVYGREAAGWRRTFERFSLLFESRLSPALEGHGIRTGVIADHLLDRLSYPRDKKRMLVRIAIQHDIGKSTLPAYLFNKRGALSLSEEDEYRSHSEKGADIIFTLTEDERAAKWVRHHHERWDGKGFPGGLKGRDIPYESRVLSLCSRIDHLLRREPGDEEVCALVRKQAGREIDPELAAVVDLALVQELRERLALRGAEASPASAPPEPRAGAIKPVGTDLSSPDEQGSYVGASMQVKLSSDGLLYGLEEPELEAPVIRLARRAEAEQTAFYELLPCGERTYEAHFDPEHGEVRIMLTDITPAIAYRERLQRETLRSYREMMCALSGGKVTLCPAEEELLARLGERLDAWTVAARSDVGRSRDLAASFMPQGDPKRLMQVKLAVSEASTNLLKHALGGKVSVFAHEGALQVLVRDEGSGIALHELPKTFVGSGYSSKRSLGRGFGVMYASADRMFLHTDASGTQLLLEFDGMRELGVEDGSSAALPAAVSSLGEAAAAPLGAERN
- a CDS encoding STAS domain-containing protein — its product is MFAYRIHKSEDEAVVIFEGDLDIESGDVLEEDILPVVSEYPNVLLNFGEVYFVDSSGIGLIIRTVDELREGGRSVKIRDVRPEVMEVFELLQIREILGEEVFD
- a CDS encoding FapA family protein gives rise to the protein MERSIITRAKSAELAVGEALKLLSVPRESVQIEILEPGGRGVLGLGGRLAVVKVTVMDEARRTENTGPEPGGEASGLREAPGLPGQERLPGEAGEAGLSGTGSEAAGEPVSGIGIENGLFRVRVLGGKLPVLIPPAGAVLLRGGVPVEERVSVAAEDRLELDPSPRIEAPVWRIEFDEACLRADLYVRPGFESRYELLDCQDQSPLTVPVKEHRTPLRIEPAEVAARLRELGVVYGIRAEAIAQGCAAAQPGVFVIAEGTPAVQGADGRFETNFETETKRLSPQSREDGTIDYREIVEFPTVTEGQVLVRTLPAKPGRPGRDLLDRPIEPRAVHSIELAAGEGVSITEDGRRAVSTRPGMPKLKQQGFRVHLSVLPKLSHRGDVDLKSGNIRFRGDVEISGGVQNGMKVEAFGSITVRGAVGSASLDAAYSLIASGSLIGARVNIGKRDEFADQAEPLLLEIASQMHMLQAAIDQLGQTAAFKLNDLQRTGLGTLLSVLLRGKFKALHAVLLRFSEQAARNEAQLDEEWRDYAERLKFGFLDLRQGGFRDGEAMNAFRLRTLELYESVCGPEDRPVFADFQYAQNSHIYCGGNVRAAKGSYNTTIYCQGVLDCGGTLRGGVYFAGKGINVKEVGAMGGVATKLQVLEQSSIRAGRVMEGTVVQIGRRSFQFVEAASNVHARLGPAGEMLLF